Proteins encoded in a region of the Mycolicibacterium neoaurum genome:
- the rph gene encoding ribonuclease PH: MSRREDGRLDDELRPVVITRGFTSHPAGSVLVEFGQTRVMCTASVTEGVPRWRKGSGQGWLTAEYAMLPAATHERSGRESVKGKVGGRTQEISRLVGRSLRACIDLGALGENTIAIDCDVLQADGGTRTAAITGAYVALSDAVTYLAAADKLSDPRPLSCAIAAVSVGVVDGRVRLDLPYTEDSRAEVDMNVVATDTGTLVEIQGTGEGATFPRTTLDKMLDVALAGCEELFAIQRAALELPYPGVLPEPSGPSKKVFGS, from the coding sequence GTGTCCAGACGAGAAGACGGCCGGCTTGACGACGAGCTGAGGCCAGTGGTCATCACCCGCGGTTTCACCTCCCATCCGGCGGGCTCCGTACTGGTCGAATTCGGCCAGACCCGCGTCATGTGCACGGCCTCGGTGACCGAGGGTGTGCCGCGCTGGCGCAAGGGGTCCGGACAGGGCTGGCTGACCGCCGAGTACGCGATGTTGCCGGCGGCCACTCATGAGCGTTCGGGCCGCGAGTCGGTGAAGGGCAAGGTCGGCGGGCGCACCCAGGAGATCAGCCGGCTGGTCGGCCGGTCGCTGCGGGCGTGCATCGACCTCGGTGCGCTCGGTGAGAACACCATCGCCATCGACTGCGATGTGCTGCAGGCCGACGGCGGTACCCGCACCGCCGCGATCACCGGCGCCTACGTCGCGCTCTCCGATGCCGTGACCTACCTGGCCGCGGCCGACAAGTTGTCCGACCCGCGCCCGCTGTCCTGTGCCATCGCCGCGGTGTCGGTGGGTGTGGTCGACGGCCGGGTCCGGTTGGACCTGCCCTACACCGAGGATTCGCGCGCCGAGGTCGATATGAACGTCGTCGCCACCGACACCGGAACCCTGGTGGAGATCCAGGGCACCGGTGAGGGCGCCACCTTCCCGCGCACGACGCTGGACAAGATGCTGGATGTCGCGCTCGCCGGATGCGAGGAGCTGTTCGCCATCCAGCGGGCGGCACTGGAGCTGCCCTATCCCGGCGTGCTGCCCGAGCCCAGCGGTCCGTCCAAGAAGGTGTTCGGAAGCTGA
- a CDS encoding NUDIX hydrolase gives MTHEETQAAIRLFAAATHQNPGLFDGPLVLVDRCSFDAVSSRMVVWWSPSTYRSLALRRFGHRISTLFVTVLVPAPGRMVLVGRAGPLTAKAGRWQFPGGSVTPPPSGTPLDIDHLATEASRELLEETGLWREPRTLKLWAVCRGDHHNVGVCFRAADLDVRELADVRDFVRNCDEPEFDELAVVGTPTELAALGRSVDYVDPCLRLYRSESG, from the coding sequence GTGACCCATGAGGAGACGCAGGCGGCGATTCGCTTATTCGCCGCCGCCACGCACCAGAATCCGGGACTGTTCGACGGTCCGCTGGTGTTGGTTGATCGCTGCTCGTTCGACGCCGTATCGAGTCGGATGGTTGTGTGGTGGTCGCCCAGCACCTACCGATCGCTGGCGCTGAGAAGGTTTGGGCATCGCATCTCCACACTTTTCGTGACTGTCCTCGTGCCCGCGCCAGGGCGAATGGTGCTTGTTGGGCGAGCCGGCCCACTCACGGCTAAAGCGGGGCGCTGGCAGTTTCCCGGAGGCTCTGTGACACCGCCGCCGTCAGGCACGCCACTGGATATCGACCATCTCGCGACCGAGGCTTCGCGCGAACTGCTGGAAGAAACCGGGCTGTGGCGGGAGCCCCGAACCCTGAAGTTGTGGGCCGTGTGCCGCGGCGACCATCACAATGTGGGCGTGTGCTTCCGGGCCGCCGATTTGGACGTTCGCGAGTTGGCCGATGTGCGCGACTTCGTCAGAAACTGCGACGAGCCCGAGTTCGACGAACTGGCGGTGGTGGGCACCCCTACCGAACTCGCCGCACTTGGGCGCAGTGTCGATTACGTGGATCCGTGCCTGCGTTTGTATCGGTCAGAATCTGGCTGA
- a CDS encoding DUF3817 domain-containing protein gives MSTPESQETQTPAVPLPSIQKALASYRVLAWATGLWLIALCYEMVMKYGFNDDSLSWIAVVHGWVYFAYLIATANLAVKVRWPLGRTLGTLISGTVPVLGLIVEHFQTQDVKKRFAL, from the coding sequence ATGAGCACTCCCGAAAGCCAGGAAACCCAGACCCCCGCTGTTCCACTGCCCTCGATCCAGAAGGCGCTGGCCAGCTATCGGGTACTGGCGTGGGCGACGGGCCTGTGGCTCATCGCGTTGTGCTACGAGATGGTCATGAAGTACGGCTTCAACGACGACTCGCTGAGCTGGATCGCGGTCGTGCACGGCTGGGTGTACTTCGCCTACCTGATCGCCACGGCGAACCTGGCCGTCAAGGTGCGCTGGCCGTTGGGCCGCACGCTCGGCACCCTGATCTCGGGCACTGTGCCCGTATTGGGCCTCATCGTCGAGCACTTCCAGACCCAAGACGTGAAGAAGCGGTTCGCTCTGTAA
- a CDS encoding MoaD/ThiS family protein, whose protein sequence is MSVTVSIPTILRTHTGGEKRVEANGETLQAVIADLESNYPGISERLIDSDNAGKLHRFVNIYVNDEDVRFSGGLDTAIGNGDSVTILPAVAGG, encoded by the coding sequence GTGTCCGTAACCGTGTCCATCCCGACCATCCTGCGCACCCACACCGGTGGGGAGAAGCGTGTCGAAGCCAACGGTGAGACCCTGCAGGCCGTCATCGCCGATCTGGAGTCCAACTACCCGGGCATATCGGAGCGTCTGATCGACTCCGACAATGCAGGCAAGTTGCACCGCTTCGTCAACATCTATGTCAACGACGAGGACGTCCGGTTCTCCGGTGGCCTGGACACCGCGATCGGCAACGGCGACTCGGTGACGATCCTGCCCGCTGTCGCGGGCGGCTAG
- a CDS encoding cyclic nucleotide-degrading phosphodiesterase, translating to MRITVLGCSGSVVGPDSPASGYLLTEPDTAPMVLDFGGGVLGALQRYADPGSVNVLLSHLHADHCLDLPGLFVWRRYHPSPPKGRAMLFGPSHTWERLGAASSPEGGEIDDVSDIFDVQPWVDGQEVRLGALTVEPRLVCHPTESYGMRFTDRDGVTFAYSGDTGICDAVVELARGVDVFLCEASWTHSPERPPNLHLSGTEAGQIAARAGVGKLLLTHIPPWTSREDVISEAKAEFDGPVHAVVCGEVIDVTRH from the coding sequence GTGCGAATCACCGTACTGGGTTGTTCCGGCAGTGTTGTCGGCCCCGATTCGCCCGCGTCCGGATATCTGCTGACCGAGCCCGACACCGCGCCCATGGTCCTGGACTTCGGCGGCGGGGTGCTCGGCGCGCTGCAGCGGTACGCCGACCCCGGATCGGTGAACGTCCTGCTGTCGCATCTGCACGCCGATCACTGCCTGGATCTGCCCGGCCTGTTCGTGTGGCGCCGGTACCACCCGTCCCCGCCCAAGGGGAGGGCCATGTTGTTCGGTCCTTCGCATACCTGGGAGCGGCTCGGCGCGGCATCCTCGCCCGAGGGCGGCGAGATCGATGATGTCTCCGATATTTTCGACGTCCAGCCCTGGGTCGACGGTCAAGAGGTGCGGCTCGGAGCCCTGACGGTCGAACCGCGGCTGGTGTGTCACCCCACCGAGTCCTACGGCATGCGCTTCACCGATCGCGATGGCGTCACCTTCGCCTACAGCGGCGACACCGGCATCTGCGATGCGGTGGTCGAACTGGCGCGTGGTGTCGACGTGTTCCTGTGCGAGGCGTCCTGGACCCATTCCCCCGAGCGGCCGCCCAATCTGCACCTGTCGGGTACCGAGGCCGGCCAGATCGCCGCCCGTGCCGGAGTCGGGAAACTGCTGCTGACCCACATCCCGCCGTGGACGTCTCGCGAGGACGTCATCAGCGAGGCCAAGGCCGAGTTCGACGGCCCGGTGCATGCGGTGGTGTGTGGCGAGGTCATCGACGTGACCCGCCACTGA
- a CDS encoding DUF2017 domain-containing protein, with amino-acid sequence MRKWKRLEGADGPRFRSSLAPHEADLLRNLVASLTGMLDERESAAPTDELSDLTGIKTGHSTPPEDETMKRLLPDFYRARTEHPAGSSAADSLNSALRSLHEPTIIAAKRKAAQRLLETLPEGGGKFELSEDDAQAWASAVNDVRLALGSMLEIGPGGLDQLPVGHPMAGHLDVYQWLTVLQEYLVLGLMGQSR; translated from the coding sequence GTGCGCAAATGGAAACGCCTCGAGGGCGCCGACGGCCCGCGGTTCCGGTCTTCGCTGGCCCCGCACGAAGCAGATCTGCTGCGCAATCTGGTCGCCTCGCTCACCGGGATGCTCGACGAGCGTGAATCCGCCGCTCCGACCGACGAACTCAGCGACCTGACCGGGATCAAGACCGGGCACTCGACGCCCCCTGAGGACGAGACGATGAAGCGGCTGCTGCCCGATTTCTACCGGGCCCGCACCGAGCATCCGGCGGGCTCGTCGGCGGCCGACAGTCTCAACAGCGCGCTGCGCAGCCTGCATGAGCCGACCATCATCGCTGCGAAAAGGAAAGCCGCGCAACGCCTCTTGGAGACGTTGCCGGAGGGCGGCGGAAAATTCGAGCTGTCCGAGGACGATGCGCAGGCGTGGGCGTCGGCGGTCAACGATGTGCGGTTGGCGCTGGGCTCCATGCTCGAGATCGGCCCCGGCGGGTTGGACCAACTGCCGGTCGGGCACCCGATGGCCGGGCATCTGGACGTGTACCAGTGGCTGACCGTACTGCAGGAGTATCTGGTGCTCGGGCTCATGGGACAGAGTCGATGA
- a CDS encoding helix-turn-helix domain-containing protein, giving the protein MHTQDDFTRVRRLIDAGLNDCAISRQTGIPRRTVCDWRRGKSAVMPRSTCRYHDYSVLPSDAYSYLLGLYLGDGYINRSRYLFRLRVTLDKKYPGIIEGCRDAIDKIMLGQHATVFPRVTGCVDVSLYSKHWPCIFPQHGPGPKHLRPIVLEPWQQAHVDAATEEFVRGLIHSDGCRVVANDRGVASIRYHFTNHSTDIRNLFCAALDRLGIPWTQNSRYVIAEPNPGSLRSCPPIHRKAATARLDQFIGPKT; this is encoded by the coding sequence ATGCACACGCAGGACGACTTCACACGAGTCAGACGGCTCATCGATGCGGGCTTGAACGACTGTGCGATCTCCAGACAGACCGGCATCCCCCGTCGCACCGTATGCGACTGGCGCCGCGGCAAGAGCGCGGTGATGCCGCGGTCGACGTGCCGCTACCACGACTACAGCGTGCTTCCGTCCGATGCGTACAGCTATCTGTTGGGGTTGTATCTGGGCGACGGCTACATCAACCGTTCCCGTTACCTGTTCCGGCTGCGGGTGACCCTCGACAAAAAGTATCCGGGGATCATCGAGGGTTGCCGGGACGCGATCGACAAGATCATGCTCGGCCAGCATGCGACGGTGTTTCCTCGGGTCACCGGCTGCGTCGATGTATCGCTGTACTCGAAGCACTGGCCGTGCATCTTCCCGCAGCACGGACCCGGGCCGAAACACCTTCGTCCGATCGTCCTGGAGCCGTGGCAACAGGCCCATGTCGACGCCGCCACCGAGGAGTTCGTCCGTGGCCTCATCCACAGCGACGGGTGTCGGGTGGTCGCCAACGATCGCGGGGTCGCCAGCATCCGCTATCACTTCACCAACCACTCGACCGATATCCGTAACCTCTTCTGCGCGGCCCTCGATCGGCTCGGCATCCCGTGGACCCAGAACAGTCGCTACGTCATCGCCGAGCCGAACCCCGGGTCGCTGCGCTCCTGCCCGCCGATCCATCGCAAGGCGGCGACGGCACGACTCGACCAGTTCATCGGGCCCAAGACCTGA
- a CDS encoding P1 family peptidase, whose product MTEFGAITDIAGIRVGHHHRIDDDVTLGSGWAAGSTVVLAPAGTVGAVDCRGGAPGSRETDLLDPANSVRHVDAVVLTGGSAYGLAAADGVMTWLEEQGRGVAMDGGVVPIVPGAVIFDLPVGGWGCRPTAEFGYAAVKSAADAGDRVAVGNVGAGAGARAGVLKGGLGTASIGLPDLGVSVGAIVTVNSGGNVIDPATGLPWMSDLTALFGLSAPPEEQIAEFAALNTKSSPLNTTIAVVATDAALSPAGCRRLAIAAQDGLAHAIRPAHTPVDGDTVFALATGAVQVPPSEKVPVAMSPETALVTALGAAAADCLARAVLVGVLAAESVAGIPTYRGLLPGAFASARETES is encoded by the coding sequence ATGACCGAGTTCGGCGCCATCACCGATATCGCAGGAATCCGCGTCGGGCATCATCACCGCATCGACGACGATGTCACCCTGGGGTCGGGCTGGGCTGCGGGCAGCACCGTGGTGCTGGCGCCGGCCGGCACGGTAGGTGCGGTCGACTGTCGCGGTGGCGCGCCGGGGAGCCGCGAGACCGATCTGCTGGACCCGGCCAACAGCGTGCGACACGTCGACGCGGTGGTGCTCACCGGCGGCAGCGCCTACGGGTTGGCCGCCGCAGACGGCGTGATGACCTGGCTGGAGGAACAGGGCCGCGGTGTCGCGATGGACGGCGGCGTGGTGCCGATCGTGCCGGGCGCGGTCATCTTCGACCTGCCGGTCGGCGGTTGGGGATGCCGGCCCACCGCCGAATTCGGTTACGCCGCCGTGAAATCCGCGGCCGATGCCGGCGACCGGGTCGCGGTGGGAAACGTCGGCGCCGGTGCCGGTGCGCGCGCCGGCGTGCTCAAGGGCGGACTGGGCACCGCCTCGATCGGGCTGCCCGACCTGGGCGTGAGCGTCGGGGCCATCGTCACGGTCAACTCCGGCGGCAATGTCATCGATCCGGCCACCGGGCTGCCCTGGATGTCGGATCTGACCGCGCTCTTCGGCCTGAGCGCCCCGCCGGAGGAACAGATCGCCGAGTTCGCGGCCCTGAACACCAAGAGCAGCCCGTTGAACACCACCATCGCCGTCGTGGCCACCGATGCCGCGTTGAGCCCTGCGGGATGCCGTCGGCTGGCCATCGCCGCCCAGGACGGGCTGGCGCATGCCATCAGGCCGGCCCACACCCCGGTCGACGGCGACACCGTCTTCGCGCTGGCCACCGGTGCGGTGCAGGTTCCGCCCTCGGAGAAGGTGCCCGTCGCGATGTCCCCGGAGACCGCGCTGGTCACCGCGTTGGGGGCGGCCGCGGCCGACTGTCTGGCGCGTGCCGTCCTGGTCGGCGTGCTGGCCGCCGAGTCGGTCGCCGGAATACCGACCTACCGTGGCCTGTTGCCCGGAGCGTTCGCATCTGCAAGAGAGACGGAGTCCTGA
- the rdgB gene encoding RdgB/HAM1 family non-canonical purine NTP pyrophosphatase, with amino-acid sequence MSRLLVASRNAKKLTELRRVLDAAGIDGVELVSLSEVREFDEAPETGATFEENALAKARDAFAATGLPSVADDSGLAVDALNGMPGVLSARWSGVHGDDRANLELLLGQLRDVPDDRRGAAFVSACALVSAAGETVVRGEWAGTVAREPRGDGGFGYDPIFVPADSERSAAELSAAEKDAASHRGRALTLLVPQLRALA; translated from the coding sequence CTGAGCCGGTTACTGGTTGCCTCGCGCAACGCCAAGAAGCTGACCGAGCTCCGCCGGGTACTCGACGCGGCCGGAATCGACGGCGTGGAATTGGTATCGCTGTCCGAGGTCCGCGAATTCGACGAGGCACCCGAGACCGGTGCGACCTTCGAGGAGAACGCACTGGCCAAGGCCCGCGATGCGTTCGCCGCCACCGGGTTGCCCTCGGTGGCCGACGATTCGGGGCTGGCCGTCGACGCGCTCAACGGGATGCCCGGGGTGCTGTCGGCGCGGTGGTCCGGTGTGCACGGTGACGACCGCGCCAACCTCGAGCTGTTGCTCGGACAGTTGCGCGATGTGCCCGACGACCGGCGCGGTGCGGCCTTCGTCTCGGCGTGTGCGCTCGTCTCCGCGGCGGGGGAGACCGTCGTACGCGGTGAATGGGCAGGAACCGTCGCCCGGGAGCCGCGCGGCGACGGCGGCTTCGGATATGACCCGATCTTCGTGCCCGCCGACTCCGAGCGGTCGGCGGCGGAGCTGTCCGCGGCCGAGAAGGATGCCGCTTCGCATCGTGGCCGAGCTTTGACGTTGTTGGTGCCGCAGTTGCGCGCACTGGCCTGA
- a CDS encoding MFS transporter has product MLPGVVSVDQRRPFRIVSAAHPGVLIAVLCAAGISVSLMQTLLIPLIPELPKLLDTSASDASWAITSTLLTAAVATPVFGRLGDLYGPKRILIACATVLIAGSVIAAASTTLIPFVVGRGMQGLGIPIIPLGISVLRASVPAERVGSAMGLMSSSLGVGGALGLPLSAAIAQHLSWHALFWFAAAIGVVLLVLFATLVPAVPASSTDRLDPLGALLLAAGLVTLLLGITKGRDWGWTSGVTIGMFGSSLVVCAIFVAWQLRFDSPVVDLRTSVRPPVLITNIASVGVGFAMFALSLIAPQVLELPAETGYGLGMSMLEAGLWMAPGGIAMMLVAPFAARVAGARGPRFTLCVGCVVIAGSYLAGLWLLGGGPQVLVLNVLVSVGVGFAYASMPALINAAVPLSETAAANGLNALARSLGTSISSAVIGAILAGMTMTAGGHEVPTLDGFRAALIVAAAVSAVSAVGALLIPAVRPTAVTERTASSRLGSGSARR; this is encoded by the coding sequence ATGCTCCCGGGCGTGGTGTCAGTCGATCAGCGGCGGCCTTTCCGAATAGTTTCGGCGGCTCATCCCGGTGTGCTGATCGCGGTGCTGTGTGCCGCCGGGATCAGCGTCTCGTTGATGCAGACACTGCTCATCCCGCTGATACCCGAACTGCCAAAGTTGCTCGACACCAGCGCTTCTGACGCATCGTGGGCGATCACATCGACCCTGCTCACCGCGGCCGTGGCCACTCCGGTGTTCGGCAGGCTCGGTGATCTGTACGGTCCGAAACGCATTCTGATCGCCTGCGCGACGGTGTTGATCGCCGGCTCGGTGATCGCCGCGGCGAGCACCACGCTCATCCCGTTCGTGGTCGGTCGCGGAATGCAGGGCCTGGGCATCCCCATCATCCCGCTGGGCATCAGCGTGCTGCGGGCTTCCGTACCCGCCGAGCGGGTCGGTAGCGCCATGGGCTTGATGAGTTCGTCCCTCGGAGTCGGCGGCGCACTCGGGCTGCCGCTGTCGGCGGCGATCGCCCAGCACCTCTCCTGGCATGCGCTGTTCTGGTTCGCCGCGGCCATCGGAGTCGTGCTGCTGGTGCTCTTCGCCACGCTGGTGCCCGCGGTGCCTGCCAGTTCGACCGACCGCCTCGACCCGCTGGGCGCGCTCCTGCTTGCGGCGGGACTGGTGACCCTGCTGCTCGGTATCACCAAGGGTCGCGACTGGGGCTGGACCTCCGGTGTGACGATCGGGATGTTCGGCAGCTCGCTCGTTGTCTGTGCAATCTTCGTCGCCTGGCAGCTGCGGTTCGATTCGCCGGTCGTGGACCTGCGGACCTCGGTGCGCCCGCCGGTGCTGATCACCAATATCGCCTCGGTCGGGGTCGGCTTCGCGATGTTCGCGCTCTCACTGATCGCTCCGCAGGTGCTCGAGCTGCCTGCCGAGACCGGTTACGGGTTGGGTATGTCGATGTTGGAGGCCGGGCTGTGGATGGCCCCGGGTGGGATCGCGATGATGCTCGTGGCCCCGTTCGCGGCGCGGGTGGCCGGAGCCCGCGGTCCGAGGTTCACGCTGTGCGTCGGATGCGTGGTGATCGCCGGTTCGTACCTGGCCGGGTTGTGGCTCCTGGGCGGCGGCCCGCAGGTGCTGGTGCTCAACGTCCTGGTGAGCGTCGGGGTGGGATTTGCCTACGCATCGATGCCTGCCTTGATCAACGCCGCGGTGCCGCTGTCGGAGACCGCCGCGGCCAACGGTCTCAACGCACTGGCGCGCTCGTTGGGCACCTCGATCTCCAGCGCGGTGATCGGCGCGATCCTGGCGGGGATGACCATGACGGCCGGCGGTCACGAGGTGCCGACGCTCGACGGTTTCCGGGCGGCGCTGATCGTCGCCGCCGCGGTCTCGGCCGTGTCTGCGGTGGGCGCGCTGCTGATACCCGCGGTGCGCCCGACGGCGGTTACAGAGCGAACCGCTTCTTCACGTCTTGGGTCTGGAAGTGCTCGACGATGA
- a CDS encoding rhomboid family intramembrane serine protease → MNLPDTRAPKNRPAWVVGGLTIVGFVALLYVMEIIDTVLGHRLDQDGIRPLETDGLWGILWAPLLHGGWPHLIANTVPALVLGFLMTLAGMGRFLGATAIIWLLGGFGTWLIGNIGAHCPYVGVQCTTNHIGASGLIFGWLTFLIVFGFFTRKAWEIVVGVTVALVYGGILFGVLPGAPGVSWQGHLSGAIAGLIAAYVLSGPERKARTTRTGPAALRS, encoded by the coding sequence ATGAATCTACCCGACACCCGGGCGCCGAAGAATCGGCCGGCCTGGGTGGTCGGCGGGCTCACGATCGTCGGTTTCGTGGCGCTGCTGTACGTGATGGAGATCATCGACACCGTTCTCGGCCATCGTCTCGACCAGGACGGGATTCGCCCGCTGGAGACCGACGGGCTGTGGGGCATCCTGTGGGCGCCGCTGTTGCACGGCGGGTGGCCCCATCTGATCGCCAACACCGTGCCCGCGCTGGTGCTCGGCTTCCTGATGACGCTGGCCGGCATGGGGCGGTTCCTCGGCGCCACCGCCATCATCTGGTTGCTCGGCGGGTTCGGCACCTGGCTGATCGGCAACATCGGTGCGCACTGTCCGTATGTGGGGGTGCAGTGCACCACCAATCACATCGGCGCGTCCGGGCTGATCTTCGGCTGGCTGACGTTTCTGATCGTGTTCGGATTCTTCACCCGCAAGGCCTGGGAGATCGTCGTCGGGGTGACCGTCGCGCTGGTGTACGGAGGCATCCTGTTCGGGGTGCTACCCGGTGCGCCGGGGGTGTCCTGGCAGGGACATCTGTCCGGCGCGATCGCCGGGCTGATCGCCGCCTATGTGCTGTCCGGCCCGGAGCGCAAGGCCCGCACCACGCGCACGGGTCCGGCAGCGTTGCGCTCCTGA
- a CDS encoding M67 family metallopeptidase: MLVIRADLVDAMVAHARADHPDEACGVVAGPEGSDRPQRFIPMVNAERSPTFYRFDSGEQLKVWRQMDDNDEVPVVIYHSHTATEAYPSRTDISFASEPDAHYVLVSTRDPQTHELRSYRILDGVVTEEPVSIVENYES, translated from the coding sequence GTGCTGGTGATCCGCGCCGACCTGGTGGACGCCATGGTGGCCCACGCGCGCGCCGACCATCCCGACGAAGCCTGCGGCGTGGTCGCCGGGCCGGAGGGTTCGGATCGCCCGCAGCGTTTCATCCCGATGGTCAACGCCGAGCGGTCCCCGACCTTCTACCGGTTCGATTCCGGTGAACAGCTCAAGGTGTGGCGCCAGATGGATGACAACGACGAGGTCCCGGTCGTCATCTACCACTCGCACACCGCGACCGAGGCCTACCCGAGTCGTACCGACATCTCCTTCGCCTCCGAACCGGACGCGCACTATGTCCTGGTCTCGACGCGTGATCCACAAACGCACGAACTGCGCAGCTACCGCATCCTCGATGGCGTTGTCACCGAAGAACCAGTCAGCATCGTCGAGAACTACGAATCCTGA
- a CDS encoding cysteine synthase, with product MRYDSLLHALGNTPLVGLQRLSPRWEDGADGPHVRLWAKLEDRNPTGSIKDRPALRMIEQAERDGLISPGDTLLEPTSGNTGISLAMAALLKGYRMICVMPENTSIERRQLLELYGAKIIFSPAEGGSNTAVAHAKELAAQNPSWVMLYQYGNPANAAAHYETTGPELLADLPEITHFVGGLGTTGTLMGTGRFLREQVPGVQIVAAEPRYGEGVYALRNIDEGFVPELYDPEILTTRYSVGAFDAVKRTRELVQVEGIFAGISSGAILHAALGMGAKAIKAGERADIAFTICDAGWKYLSTGAYAGSLDDAEDALEGQLWA from the coding sequence GTGCGTTACGACTCGCTGCTGCACGCCCTGGGGAACACCCCGCTGGTCGGCTTGCAGCGGCTGTCACCGCGCTGGGAGGACGGCGCCGACGGACCGCATGTGCGGTTGTGGGCCAAGTTGGAGGACCGCAATCCCACCGGGTCGATCAAGGACCGCCCTGCGCTGCGGATGATCGAACAGGCCGAACGTGACGGGCTGATCAGTCCGGGGGACACACTGCTGGAACCCACAAGTGGCAATACCGGAATCTCCCTTGCCATGGCGGCGCTGCTCAAGGGCTACCGGATGATCTGCGTGATGCCGGAGAACACGTCGATCGAGCGACGCCAACTCCTGGAGCTCTATGGTGCGAAGATCATCTTCTCGCCCGCCGAGGGCGGTTCGAACACCGCCGTCGCGCACGCCAAAGAGCTTGCCGCACAGAATCCCTCGTGGGTGATGCTCTACCAATACGGCAACCCGGCCAATGCCGCCGCGCACTACGAGACCACCGGTCCGGAGTTGCTTGCCGATCTGCCCGAGATCACGCATTTCGTCGGTGGTCTCGGCACCACCGGCACCCTGATGGGCACCGGTCGGTTCCTGCGTGAGCAGGTGCCCGGGGTGCAGATCGTGGCCGCCGAACCGCGCTACGGCGAAGGCGTCTATGCGCTGCGCAATATCGACGAGGGCTTCGTCCCCGAGCTCTACGACCCGGAGATCCTGACCACCCGCTACTCGGTCGGCGCCTTCGACGCGGTCAAGCGCACCCGTGAGCTGGTCCAGGTGGAGGGCATCTTCGCGGGCATCTCCTCGGGCGCCATCCTGCACGCCGCTCTCGGTATGGGTGCCAAAGCCATCAAGGCCGGCGAGCGCGCCGATATCGCTTTCACCATCTGTGACGCCGGATGGAAGTATCTGTCCACCGGTGCCTACGCCGGTAGCCTGGACGATGCGGAAGACGCACTGGAAGGGCAACTCTGGGCATGA
- a CDS encoding MerR family transcriptional regulator — translation MGAQVSIGDFAVMTSLSRKALRHYHDIGILEPAHIDPYTGYRFYDTSQVDHAHIIRRFRSLGMSIPDIKALLSTEDAIARTEIITTHLEQMEAQLQQTRDTVGALRELLSPVKPPAEVAVRQESPLAVWSVGGTIDVSDIDEWFSASLQQLRTAVAEAVGEPIAVSPGGLYDRALFLEQRGSATMFVPAPPSAQPPAGIDATTLPKSEFAVLTHQGGHDGIDRSYAALGIYVNEHLISSQGPIREHYIGSTLADPTAFTATEICWPIFRTTAATD, via the coding sequence GTGGGCGCACAGGTCTCGATCGGTGACTTCGCGGTGATGACCAGTCTGAGCAGGAAGGCGCTTCGCCACTATCACGACATCGGGATCCTCGAACCCGCCCACATCGACCCCTACACCGGCTACCGCTTCTACGACACCAGCCAGGTCGATCACGCGCACATCATCCGCCGATTCCGATCCCTGGGCATGTCCATTCCCGATATCAAGGCGCTGTTGAGCACCGAGGATGCCATCGCCCGCACCGAGATCATCACCACCCATCTCGAGCAGATGGAAGCGCAACTGCAGCAGACCCGGGACACCGTCGGTGCGCTACGTGAATTGCTCTCCCCCGTAAAGCCTCCGGCCGAGGTCGCCGTGCGCCAGGAGTCACCGCTCGCTGTGTGGTCGGTCGGCGGCACCATCGATGTCTCCGATATCGATGAGTGGTTCTCGGCATCGCTGCAGCAACTGCGAACGGCCGTCGCCGAGGCCGTGGGCGAACCGATTGCGGTAAGCCCGGGCGGGCTCTATGACCGAGCACTGTTCCTCGAACAGCGTGGCAGTGCAACGATGTTCGTGCCCGCACCACCATCAGCGCAGCCTCCTGCCGGTATCGACGCCACGACCCTGCCGAAGTCTGAGTTCGCGGTGCTGACCCATCAGGGCGGTCACGACGGCATCGACCGCAGTTACGCCGCGCTGGGAATCTATGTCAACGAGCACCTGATCAGCAGCCAGGGACCGATCCGCGAGCACTACATCGGCAGCACCCTGGCAGATCCGACAGCGTTCACGGCCACCGAGATATGTTGGCCGATCTTCCGCACCACCGCGGCGACGGACTGA